One part of the Methanomethylovorans hollandica DSM 15978 genome encodes these proteins:
- a CDS encoding GNAT family N-acetyltransferase: protein MNNLSKTKEGITAAKQIYSSPSFMQLAFDAFYPLISKRFSYASSVGYIYSNPKLDQIYIILLYSLQQRKGHSTETINQIKRFAIAESKDIVVTVSNKSEFSDKARAFYEKNGFECIGTDMNHYYYILKYEKIQIPTVLCDECSDTIILDKFSLREKTISYLAIVAYHIRMRNTHPIAIETMNKWIRKNTPQENYD, encoded by the coding sequence ATGAATAATTTGAGTAAAACCAAAGAGGGTATAACTGCTGCAAAGCAGATTTACTCCTCCCCTTCATTCATGCAACTTGCTTTCGATGCTTTTTATCCGTTAATCTCAAAAAGATTTAGTTATGCATCATCTGTGGGATATATATACAGTAATCCAAAACTTGATCAAATATATATCATTCTACTCTATAGCCTCCAGCAAAGAAAAGGACATAGTACCGAAACCATTAACCAGATCAAGAGATTTGCTATTGCTGAATCTAAAGATATAGTTGTAACAGTATCTAATAAATCTGAATTCTCTGACAAAGCAAGAGCTTTCTATGAGAAAAATGGATTTGAATGCATCGGCACAGATATGAATCATTACTACTATATATTAAAATACGAAAAAATCCAAATACCTACTGTCCTTTGTGATGAATGTAGTGATACTATTATTCTGGATAAATTCAGTCTACGTGAAAAGACAATAAGCTATCTTGCAATAGTAGCATACCACATCCGGATGAGAAATACTCACCCAATAGCTATAGAGACTATGAATAAATGGATTAGAAAAAACACCCCTCAGGAGAATTATGACTAA